In Hamadaea flava, a genomic segment contains:
- a CDS encoding class E sortase, protein MPVSAARVSGQPASGQPVSGQPVADDATTTIPRIPAADATTVIPRVDETSLIGKIPDVVPADADDSGKPARDRDDSGAPIRAVRRKDVYASAYADYTRVTVGSVIRTTLRTTGELLITCGLVLLLFAAYEVWGKAAIVDSHQNDLNQQLAQAWDTPTSSPSSSPATNTLAAPPGDAIARLYIPRLDKHWVVVQGVSPADIRYAPGHYPKSAMPGQDGNFSMAGHRMRSVFWDLDKLQVGDKIVVETRTTWYVYAVVKTRVVKPTQVEVVSPNPPEVKAAAKATNDKVTPGNPTVSLDRFLTLTTCNPKWDNYQRLIIHAALVDGSERPRADGPPAELKG, encoded by the coding sequence ATGCCAGTGAGCGCCGCTCGGGTAAGCGGCCAACCGGCCAGCGGACAGCCGGTCAGCGGACAGCCGGTCGCCGACGACGCGACGACCACGATTCCGCGTATCCCGGCCGCCGACGCCACCACGGTCATTCCGCGCGTCGACGAGACGTCGCTGATCGGCAAGATCCCCGACGTGGTCCCGGCCGACGCCGACGACTCCGGCAAGCCGGCCCGCGACCGGGACGACTCCGGAGCGCCCATCCGCGCCGTACGCCGCAAGGACGTGTACGCCTCCGCGTACGCCGATTACACCCGGGTCACCGTCGGATCGGTGATCCGGACCACCCTGCGGACGACAGGTGAGCTGCTCATCACGTGTGGCCTCGTGCTGCTGCTCTTCGCGGCGTACGAGGTGTGGGGCAAGGCGGCGATCGTCGACTCCCACCAGAACGACCTCAATCAGCAGCTGGCTCAGGCCTGGGACACCCCGACCAGCTCGCCGAGTAGCAGCCCGGCCACGAATACGCTGGCCGCACCGCCAGGTGACGCGATCGCCCGGCTGTACATCCCGCGGCTCGACAAGCACTGGGTCGTCGTCCAGGGCGTCAGCCCGGCCGACATCCGGTACGCGCCCGGCCACTACCCGAAGAGCGCGATGCCGGGCCAGGACGGCAACTTCTCCATGGCCGGGCACAGGATGCGCTCGGTCTTCTGGGACTTGGACAAACTGCAGGTCGGCGACAAGATCGTCGTCGAGACCCGGACGACCTGGTACGTCTACGCGGTGGTGAAGACCCGGGTCGTCAAACCGACCCAGGTCGAGGTGGTCTCGCCGAATCCGCCCGAGGTCAAGGCGGCCGCCAAGGCGACCAACGACAAGGTGACGCCGGGGAATCCGACCGTGTCCCTGGACCGGTTCCTGACCCTGACCACCTGCAATCCCAAGTGGGACAATTACCAGCGGCTGATCATTCACGCCGCCCTGGTCGACGGATCCGAGCGGCCCCGGGCCGACGGCCCGCCCGCGGAACTGAAGGGCTGA
- a CDS encoding hemolysin family protein — MPLVLFVLLTAGNAFFVAAEFSLVTVDRAEIDELAESGDKRARTVRRALRALSFQLSGAQLGITITALLTGYIAQPAFDVLLSGLGLGQAVNHAIALILATLLSMLFGELVPKNAALARPMPLALRTSGPLRVFSRTFTWLIAALNGSANWLVRRLGVEPQEELASARSPEELGLLAAISARAGALPSDTALVLQRTVRFGEKRAAEAMTPRVDVVGLTATDTVADLITTSIETGHSRFPVYEQTLDQVTGVVELTDALAVPPHRRAVTSVNAVAREPVLVPESLDLDGVWEALNAARAELAIVVDEYGGTDGVVTLEDLVEEMVGEIADEHDTDWVDVELTAPADAREHLVDGVLREDELREQTGFRLPEGPYETLAGFLMARLGHIPSVGESVRENGWEFTVVETDRHRVEQVRVVRPEPGDDHEDDAA, encoded by the coding sequence CTGCCACTGGTGCTCTTCGTGCTCCTGACAGCGGGCAACGCCTTCTTCGTGGCGGCGGAGTTCTCGCTGGTCACGGTGGACCGGGCGGAGATCGACGAGCTTGCCGAGTCCGGCGACAAGCGCGCCCGCACGGTACGCCGTGCGCTGCGCGCCTTGAGCTTCCAGCTCTCCGGGGCGCAGCTCGGCATCACGATCACCGCGCTGCTCACGGGTTACATCGCGCAGCCGGCCTTCGATGTGCTGCTCTCCGGCCTCGGCCTGGGTCAGGCGGTCAACCATGCGATCGCGCTGATCCTGGCCACCCTGCTGTCGATGCTCTTCGGCGAACTCGTCCCGAAGAACGCCGCGCTGGCCAGGCCGATGCCGTTGGCGCTGCGGACCTCCGGACCGCTGCGCGTCTTCTCGCGTACCTTCACGTGGCTCATCGCGGCTCTGAACGGCAGCGCGAACTGGCTGGTCCGCCGGTTGGGGGTCGAGCCACAGGAGGAGCTGGCCAGCGCGCGGTCGCCCGAGGAGCTGGGCCTGCTCGCGGCGATCTCCGCGCGGGCGGGCGCGTTGCCCTCGGACACCGCGCTGGTCCTCCAGCGCACGGTGCGGTTCGGCGAGAAGCGAGCGGCCGAGGCGATGACCCCGCGCGTCGACGTCGTCGGGCTGACCGCGACCGACACGGTGGCCGACCTGATCACGACCTCGATCGAGACCGGGCACAGTCGGTTCCCGGTGTACGAGCAGACGCTGGACCAGGTCACCGGAGTGGTGGAGCTGACCGACGCCCTCGCGGTTCCGCCCCACCGCCGCGCGGTGACCAGCGTGAACGCCGTCGCGCGCGAGCCCGTGCTCGTGCCCGAGTCGCTCGACCTCGACGGAGTGTGGGAAGCGCTCAACGCCGCCCGCGCGGAACTCGCGATCGTCGTCGACGAGTACGGCGGCACCGACGGCGTGGTCACCCTGGAAGATCTGGTCGAGGAGATGGTCGGCGAGATCGCCGACGAACACGACACCGACTGGGTCGACGTCGAGCTGACCGCTCCGGCCGACGCGCGCGAGCACCTGGTCGACGGTGTGCTCCGGGAGGACGAGTTGCGCGAGCAGACCGGCTTCCGGCTGCCTGAGGGCCCCTACGAGACGCTCGCGGGCTTCCTCATGGCTCGGCTCGGGCACATCCCGAGCGTCGGCGAGTCGGTACGCGAGAACGGCTGGGAGTTCACCGTAGTGGAGACCGACCGCCACCGAGTCGAGCAGGTACGCGTCGTCCGCCCCGAACCTGGGGACGACCACGAGGACGATGCAGCGTGA
- a CDS encoding cell division protein CrgA codes for MPKSQVRKKKVYTPPTDVRPTAAMADKRPSPIWLPITAVTLIVLGIAWLVVYYLSQGEYPVLSWNYWNIAVGFGAMVVALGLLSKWR; via the coding sequence GTGCCGAAGTCGCAGGTCCGCAAGAAGAAGGTCTACACGCCGCCGACCGACGTGCGGCCCACCGCTGCGATGGCCGACAAGCGGCCGAGCCCGATCTGGCTGCCGATCACCGCAGTGACGCTGATTGTTCTGGGTATCGCCTGGCTCGTCGTCTACTACCTCTCGCAGGGGGAGTATCCCGTATTGAGCTGGAACTACTGGAACATCGCGGTCGGTTTCGGGGCGATGGTCGTCGCGCTCGGCCTGCTCTCCAAGTGGCGTTGA
- the pknB gene encoding Stk1 family PASTA domain-containing Ser/Thr kinase, with protein MTQARLLGGRYQVGELLGYGGMAEVHRGRDLRLGRDVAIKMLRTDLARDNTFQMRFRREAQNAAALNHPAIVAVYDTGEERAPTGEALPYIVMEFVPGRTLKEVLAAEGRLMPRRALEITGDICAAIEFSHRHGIIHRDIKPGNVMLTPQGQVKVMDFGIARALASGATTMTQTSAVIGTAQYLSPEQARGEAVDARSDVYATGCVLFELLCGHPPFVGDSPVAVAYQHVREDPPPPSNTNRDVTPDIDAVVLKALAKNPANRYQSAAEMRADVLRAANGRPVLATPVMREDETLPLNAATTRTGAARNGARVGTSKRKKTSGALIALLSFLGVLAVIAVTVGLVLLNQPTRVGVPSVIGKTYAEAQSELTTLGFKTSPGEPITSDTCDKDKVADQTPKGGQKADKDSTVTLHVCTGPGQVQVPNLDGLTKTSAEQLLTQFGLKAEFKPVDSDKPADSVISYSPGKGTTVEKNSTVTVQISRANRVAVPDVVGMRDSDACAKLKEAGLTCQISQGKAVSDPSKADLVSSQSIKKDTVVDKNTKVVIRVDYLEQTNPTETASPTPTTTG; from the coding sequence ATGACGCAGGCCCGGCTGCTGGGTGGCAGGTACCAGGTCGGCGAGCTGCTCGGCTACGGCGGCATGGCGGAAGTGCACCGCGGGCGCGATCTGCGCCTCGGCCGGGACGTCGCGATCAAGATGCTCCGCACCGACCTCGCCCGGGACAACACGTTCCAGATGCGCTTCCGGCGGGAGGCGCAGAACGCGGCCGCCCTGAACCACCCGGCGATCGTGGCCGTCTACGACACCGGCGAGGAGCGCGCGCCGACCGGCGAGGCCCTGCCCTACATCGTCATGGAGTTCGTGCCGGGCCGGACGCTCAAGGAGGTGCTCGCCGCCGAAGGGCGGCTGATGCCCCGCCGGGCGCTGGAGATCACCGGCGACATCTGCGCCGCCATCGAGTTCAGCCACCGGCACGGCATCATCCACCGCGACATCAAGCCCGGCAACGTCATGCTGACGCCGCAGGGCCAGGTCAAGGTGATGGACTTCGGCATCGCCCGCGCGCTGGCAAGCGGCGCGACGACGATGACGCAGACCTCGGCGGTCATCGGCACCGCGCAGTACCTGTCGCCGGAGCAGGCCCGCGGCGAAGCCGTCGACGCCCGATCCGACGTGTACGCCACCGGCTGCGTACTCTTCGAACTTCTCTGCGGGCATCCGCCGTTCGTCGGCGACTCGCCCGTCGCCGTGGCGTACCAGCATGTTCGAGAAGACCCGCCGCCGCCCTCGAACACCAACCGGGACGTGACGCCGGATATCGACGCGGTCGTCCTCAAGGCGCTGGCCAAGAACCCCGCGAACCGCTACCAGTCCGCCGCGGAGATGCGTGCGGACGTGCTGCGCGCGGCGAACGGGCGCCCGGTGCTGGCGACGCCCGTGATGCGCGAGGACGAGACCCTGCCGCTGAACGCCGCGACGACGCGCACGGGTGCGGCGCGCAACGGCGCCCGTGTCGGTACGTCCAAGCGCAAGAAGACCTCGGGCGCGCTCATCGCGCTGCTATCGTTCCTCGGCGTTCTGGCCGTGATCGCCGTGACCGTCGGCCTCGTGCTGCTCAACCAGCCGACCAGGGTCGGCGTGCCGTCGGTCATCGGCAAGACGTACGCCGAAGCGCAGTCCGAGCTGACCACGCTCGGCTTCAAGACGAGTCCGGGCGAACCGATCACCAGCGACACCTGTGACAAGGACAAGGTCGCGGACCAGACGCCGAAGGGCGGGCAGAAGGCCGACAAGGACTCGACGGTGACGCTCCACGTCTGCACCGGGCCGGGCCAGGTCCAGGTGCCGAACCTGGACGGGCTCACCAAGACGAGCGCGGAGCAGCTGCTGACCCAGTTCGGTCTCAAGGCCGAGTTCAAGCCGGTCGACAGCGACAAGCCGGCGGACTCGGTGATCTCCTACAGCCCCGGCAAGGGCACGACTGTGGAGAAGAACTCCACGGTGACGGTGCAGATCTCCAGGGCCAACCGGGTGGCCGTGCCGGACGTCGTCGGCATGCGGGACAGTGACGCCTGCGCCAAGCTCAAGGAAGCCGGGCTCACCTGCCAGATCAGCCAGGGCAAGGCGGTCTCCGATCCGAGCAAGGCCGACCTCGTGAGCAGCCAGAGCATCAAGAAGGACACGGTCGTCGACAAGAACACGAAGGTCGTGATCCGGGTCGACTACCTCGAGCAGACGAACCCGACGGAGACCGCGTCGCCGACCCCGACGACGACGGGCTGA
- a CDS encoding (Fe-S)-binding protein, which produces MGGVQIVTTIGAFAITAVAVFLVVRAVRSMLAVIRLGQPDPTRTGNKGERLKVMLAETVGHTRMLKWTAVGVAHWFVMVGFILLSSLVLEAYWEVVTPTGELPIIGHWGLFGVVTEWVGVLGIPAILYLMAIRLTNRPNRPGRRSRFAGSTMWQGYFVEWVVLLVLVMGVLIRGFKAANGHLPYPVWAAPVSHGLGEILPASAAAVSIIAMIKIAVSMIWVIVISLNLTMGVAWHRFAAFFNIFFKRSGTERPALGALKPMVDSTGQPLNFEEADPEKDLFGVAQVEQFTWKGLLDFTTCTECGRCQSQCPAWNTAKPLSPKLLITSLRDHAYAKAPYLLADESHRDLDVLALARAESERPLIGGADLNGVIDPDVLWSCTTCGACVEQCPVDIEHVDHIVDMRRYQVMIESSFPAEAGVMLRNLENKGNPWGAPPNTREDWTKGLDFAVPRVAEGAEFEYLFWVGCAGAFEDKAKKTTRAVATLLNEAGVQFAILGNNETCTGDPARRIGNEFVYQMLAQQNVETLKEAGVLKIVATCPHCFNAIGNEYQQLGLEVEVVHHTELLAHLVKTGKLTPVRPVDGGLTYHDPCYLGRHNRVFTPPREVLGAALGEQPIREMQRTMERSFCCGAGGARMWMEERIGKRINVERTEEAVATGAATIAVGCPFCSTMITDGVNTVGSGEKVEVVDVATVLLRSIKPEATAAPAAAE; this is translated from the coding sequence ATGGGCGGCGTGCAGATCGTCACCACGATCGGGGCTTTCGCGATCACCGCGGTCGCGGTCTTCCTGGTCGTACGCGCGGTGCGCAGCATGCTGGCGGTGATCCGGCTGGGCCAGCCCGACCCGACGCGTACGGGGAACAAGGGTGAGCGCCTGAAGGTCATGCTCGCCGAGACCGTGGGTCACACTCGGATGCTGAAATGGACCGCGGTCGGTGTCGCGCACTGGTTCGTCATGGTCGGCTTCATCCTGCTCTCCTCGCTCGTGCTCGAGGCGTACTGGGAGGTCGTCACGCCGACCGGCGAACTGCCGATCATCGGCCACTGGGGCCTGTTCGGCGTGGTCACCGAGTGGGTCGGCGTCCTCGGCATCCCGGCGATCCTCTACCTGATGGCGATCCGGCTGACGAACCGGCCCAACCGGCCCGGCCGCCGCTCCCGGTTCGCGGGCTCCACGATGTGGCAGGGCTACTTCGTCGAGTGGGTCGTCCTGCTGGTCCTGGTGATGGGCGTGCTCATCCGGGGATTCAAGGCCGCCAACGGGCACCTGCCCTACCCGGTCTGGGCGGCTCCGGTCAGCCACGGCCTCGGCGAGATCCTGCCGGCCAGCGCCGCGGCCGTGTCGATCATCGCCATGATCAAGATCGCCGTCTCGATGATCTGGGTCATCGTCATCAGCCTGAACCTCACGATGGGCGTGGCCTGGCACCGGTTCGCCGCGTTCTTCAACATCTTCTTCAAGCGCAGCGGCACCGAGCGCCCGGCCCTCGGCGCGCTCAAGCCGATGGTCGACAGCACCGGCCAGCCGCTGAACTTCGAGGAGGCGGATCCGGAGAAGGACCTCTTCGGCGTCGCCCAGGTCGAACAGTTCACCTGGAAGGGCCTGCTCGACTTCACCACATGCACGGAGTGCGGCCGCTGCCAGTCGCAGTGCCCGGCCTGGAACACCGCCAAGCCCCTGTCGCCGAAGCTGCTCATCACCAGCCTCCGCGATCACGCGTACGCCAAGGCCCCGTATCTGCTCGCCGACGAGAGCCACCGGGACCTCGACGTCCTGGCACTCGCCCGGGCGGAGAGCGAGCGTCCGCTGATCGGCGGCGCCGACCTCAACGGCGTGATCGACCCGGACGTGCTGTGGTCGTGCACCACCTGCGGGGCGTGCGTCGAGCAGTGCCCGGTCGACATCGAGCACGTCGACCACATCGTCGATATGCGCCGCTACCAGGTCATGATCGAGTCCAGCTTCCCGGCCGAGGCCGGCGTCATGCTGCGGAACCTCGAGAACAAGGGCAACCCGTGGGGCGCCCCGCCGAACACTCGCGAGGACTGGACCAAGGGCCTCGACTTCGCCGTTCCCCGGGTCGCGGAGGGCGCCGAGTTCGAGTACCTGTTCTGGGTGGGCTGCGCGGGCGCGTTCGAGGACAAGGCCAAGAAGACCACCCGCGCGGTGGCGACGCTGCTGAACGAAGCCGGTGTCCAGTTCGCCATCCTCGGCAACAACGAGACCTGTACCGGTGACCCGGCCCGCCGGATCGGCAATGAGTTCGTCTACCAGATGCTCGCCCAGCAGAACGTCGAGACGCTCAAGGAAGCCGGCGTCCTGAAGATCGTGGCGACCTGCCCGCACTGCTTCAACGCCATCGGCAACGAGTACCAGCAGCTCGGCCTGGAGGTCGAGGTCGTGCACCACACCGAGCTGCTGGCCCACCTCGTCAAGACGGGCAAGCTCACCCCGGTCCGCCCGGTCGACGGCGGCCTGACCTACCACGACCCGTGCTACCTCGGCCGGCACAACCGCGTCTTCACCCCGCCCCGCGAGGTGCTCGGCGCGGCCCTCGGCGAGCAGCCCATCCGCGAGATGCAGCGCACCATGGAGCGCTCGTTCTGCTGCGGCGCCGGCGGCGCGCGGATGTGGATGGAGGAGCGGATCGGCAAGCGGATCAACGTGGAGCGGACCGAGGAGGCCGTCGCCACCGGCGCGGCCACCATCGCGGTGGGCTGCCCGTTCTGCTCGACGATGATCACCGACGGGGTGAACACCGTTGGCTCGGGGGAGAAGGTCGAGGTCGTCGACGTCGCCACCGTGCTGCTGCGATCGATCAAGCCGGAGGCGACAGCGGCACCGGCGGCCGCCGAGTAG
- a CDS encoding DUF881 domain-containing protein — translation MEYTSGSSSWRRAVGRAVGILRPRRRAGRSLGWSVGVPAIMVAAGVLFTTSANIASGTDLREDRRPQMAQVITEQQARIAEEQATASRLRTEVDDLTGNLAGSDTPIAQARAQAEARRRAAGLTALKGPGLTVRLNDAPASAGNSRPDGATNDDLVVHQQDVQSVVNALWAGGAEAMTIMGVRIISTSAVRCVGNTILLEGQVYSPPFVIKAIGDPSRLHAALDAEPGVRAFQDAVRDYGLGYQVVSESEIVAPAYTGSTDLTHAEVAR, via the coding sequence GTGGAGTACACATCCGGCTCCTCGTCGTGGCGTCGGGCGGTTGGGCGAGCAGTGGGTATCCTACGGCCTCGCCGCCGTGCCGGGAGGTCCCTCGGCTGGTCTGTCGGCGTACCCGCGATCATGGTCGCGGCGGGGGTGCTGTTCACCACCAGCGCGAACATCGCCTCCGGGACCGACCTCCGGGAAGATCGCCGACCGCAAATGGCTCAAGTGATCACCGAACAACAGGCGCGAATCGCTGAGGAACAAGCGACCGCCTCACGACTGCGTACCGAGGTCGATGACTTGACCGGCAATCTGGCCGGCTCGGACACCCCCATCGCGCAGGCGCGCGCACAGGCCGAGGCCCGCCGCCGGGCGGCCGGGCTGACCGCGCTCAAAGGTCCCGGCCTCACCGTCCGCCTCAACGACGCGCCGGCCAGCGCCGGCAACAGCCGCCCGGACGGGGCCACCAACGACGACCTGGTCGTCCACCAGCAAGACGTCCAGTCCGTGGTCAACGCACTGTGGGCCGGCGGCGCGGAGGCGATGACGATCATGGGCGTACGCATCATCTCGACGAGCGCGGTCCGCTGCGTCGGGAACACCATCCTGCTGGAGGGCCAGGTCTACTCCCCGCCCTTCGTCATCAAGGCCATCGGCGACCCGAGCCGGCTCCACGCCGCTCTCGACGCCGAGCCTGGCGTACGCGCCTTCCAGGACGCCGTCCGCGACTACGGGCTGGGCTACCAGGTCGTCTCCGAATCGGAGATCGTCGCACCCGCGTACACGGGGTCCACCGATCTCACCCACGCCGAGGTGGCCCGATGA
- a CDS encoding M4 family metallopeptidase: MRSRTRVALLAAGVALAGVATASAVPDDAPVATSSPAPANSSAGDSAVAESTATSTTSNTSAGRERSQTPPKGSMSATAGIRELRTAGNGKNTIVVADGAVTAATADTGKSLTTGGADAFTVRYAAAFGLTDAHSLSKTQTAALPGGDTVNRYQQTAGGLPILGGQIVVTSHGKLVRSAIAETSGLSPVSTKATVPAAAAATTALTAAATETGVPAATLTAGRPQLALYDPTLIGAPGAASLRPTWQVAITATDGGEVATVLVDALDGTARLTMSDRQSARSRIVCDLAGTKVDTNNAAAYRCTPSTTLGAKSTTRKEGGAVSTVAEVNKVYDMLGATYDFYKANFGVDSFDGHGAQLQATVRVCDVARCPFRNAFWEGTQFVFGDGFATDDVVAHEYTHGVTEYSSHLLYAYQSGALNEALSDIMGEFVDQQYTAVNEANPSLKWQLGEDLPSSIGTLRSMDNPNLYGQPKTVGGTNWDNGEDDSGGVHTNSGVANYAAYLIAAGPNGIGNAKSAQLWWRVMHLLPSAADYGTLATALTSACTQLVGHFGFTPTDCANLEPVISQTGMRNQAAAGLTKVALCPTSAAQPVDTIYYDGFEKPGTWPVSNTYNWLNIPSDVARYQYAAVGTGSLNGWAPSTTGNGTTATMPQSITVPATGNTYVHFQQAALDASTGASTRVQASVDGGAWAALPAAVGPAQLAQTTGYSDVRLDLTSWAGKSVRLRFVLAVNAGNTNSYDWYLDDFRAYTCAARPSAPTGYAYYDGTNVVVSTLAAAYLPAGQSLDHWEFQYSPALTGGPTSVAGTQTGFTVTTTEPAVARTVKVRAVSNTGVAGDWTDLSIAPYAPVSCQKSAYPIFSVRARGCATSLPRR, from the coding sequence TTGAGATCACGCACCCGCGTGGCGCTCCTCGCCGCGGGCGTGGCGTTGGCCGGGGTCGCCACGGCGAGCGCCGTCCCAGACGACGCCCCCGTCGCGACTTCGTCGCCCGCCCCCGCGAACAGCAGCGCCGGCGATTCCGCCGTTGCGGAGAGCACCGCTACCTCGACGACCTCGAACACCTCTGCCGGCCGCGAGCGCAGTCAAACGCCGCCCAAGGGATCGATGTCGGCCACGGCCGGCATCCGGGAACTGCGTACGGCCGGAAATGGGAAGAACACCATCGTCGTCGCCGACGGGGCGGTCACGGCCGCCACCGCCGACACCGGCAAGTCACTGACGACCGGTGGAGCGGACGCCTTCACCGTCCGGTATGCGGCCGCCTTCGGTCTCACCGACGCGCATTCGCTGAGCAAGACGCAGACCGCGGCGCTACCCGGCGGCGACACGGTCAACCGCTACCAGCAGACTGCCGGCGGACTGCCGATCCTGGGCGGCCAGATCGTGGTGACCAGCCACGGCAAGCTGGTCCGGTCGGCGATCGCCGAGACGTCCGGGCTCTCCCCGGTCAGCACCAAGGCGACCGTTCCGGCCGCGGCCGCGGCGACGACGGCACTGACCGCAGCCGCCACCGAGACCGGCGTACCGGCCGCGACCTTGACGGCGGGCCGGCCGCAACTGGCGCTGTACGACCCGACGCTGATCGGCGCCCCGGGCGCCGCGAGCCTGCGCCCGACCTGGCAGGTCGCGATCACGGCCACCGACGGCGGCGAGGTCGCGACGGTGCTCGTGGACGCGCTCGACGGCACCGCTCGGCTGACCATGTCGGACCGGCAGAGCGCCCGCAGCCGGATCGTCTGCGACCTCGCCGGGACGAAGGTGGACACCAACAACGCGGCGGCTTACCGCTGCACGCCGTCGACCACCCTGGGAGCGAAGAGCACCACGCGTAAGGAGGGCGGTGCGGTCAGCACCGTCGCCGAGGTCAACAAGGTGTACGACATGCTCGGCGCGACCTACGACTTCTACAAGGCGAACTTCGGCGTCGACTCGTTCGACGGCCACGGCGCCCAGCTGCAGGCCACCGTCCGGGTCTGTGACGTGGCCCGGTGCCCGTTCCGGAACGCCTTCTGGGAAGGCACCCAGTTCGTCTTCGGCGACGGGTTCGCCACCGACGACGTGGTCGCCCACGAGTACACGCACGGGGTGACCGAGTACTCCTCGCACCTGCTGTACGCGTACCAGTCGGGCGCCCTCAACGAGGCGCTCTCGGACATCATGGGCGAGTTCGTCGACCAGCAGTACACCGCGGTGAACGAGGCCAACCCGAGCCTGAAGTGGCAACTCGGCGAGGATCTGCCCAGCTCGATCGGGACGCTGCGCAGCATGGACAACCCGAATCTGTACGGGCAGCCCAAGACGGTCGGCGGCACAAACTGGGACAACGGGGAGGACGACAGCGGTGGTGTCCACACCAACTCCGGCGTGGCCAACTACGCGGCGTACCTGATCGCCGCCGGGCCGAACGGCATCGGCAACGCGAAATCGGCGCAGCTGTGGTGGCGGGTCATGCACCTGCTGCCGTCCGCCGCGGACTACGGAACGCTGGCGACGGCGCTCACCTCCGCCTGTACGCAGCTCGTCGGCCACTTCGGCTTCACACCGACCGACTGCGCCAACCTGGAGCCCGTGATCAGCCAGACCGGCATGCGGAACCAGGCGGCAGCCGGCCTCACCAAGGTTGCCCTGTGCCCCACGTCGGCAGCCCAGCCCGTCGACACGATCTACTACGACGGCTTCGAGAAGCCGGGCACCTGGCCGGTCAGCAACACCTACAACTGGCTGAACATCCCGTCGGACGTGGCCCGGTACCAGTACGCCGCAGTCGGCACCGGCTCGCTGAACGGATGGGCTCCGAGCACGACCGGGAACGGCACGACCGCGACGATGCCGCAGTCCATCACGGTTCCGGCGACGGGCAACACCTACGTGCACTTCCAGCAGGCCGCGCTCGACGCTAGCACCGGCGCCTCGACGAGGGTCCAGGCCAGCGTCGACGGCGGCGCGTGGGCCGCATTGCCCGCCGCAGTCGGACCCGCTCAGCTCGCCCAGACGACGGGGTACTCCGACGTCCGCCTCGACCTCACGAGCTGGGCTGGCAAGTCGGTGCGGCTCCGCTTCGTCCTGGCGGTCAACGCCGGTAACACGAACTCGTACGACTGGTACCTCGACGACTTCCGGGCGTACACGTGTGCCGCGCGGCCGTCGGCGCCCACCGGGTACGCGTACTACGACGGAACGAACGTCGTCGTCAGCACGCTGGCCGCGGCGTACCTGCCGGCCGGGCAGTCGCTGGATCACTGGGAGTTCCAGTACAGTCCCGCGCTGACGGGTGGGCCGACCTCGGTCGCGGGCACGCAGACCGGCTTCACGGTGACCACGACCGAGCCCGCCGTGGCTCGGACCGTCAAGGTTCGCGCCGTGTCGAACACGGGAGTCGCCGGGGACTGGACCGATCTGTCCATCGCCCCGTACGCCCCGGTCTCATGCCAGAAGTCGGCGTACCCGATCTTCAGCGTTCGGGCCAGGGGTTGCGCGACGAGCCTGCCCCGCAGATAG
- a CDS encoding aminodeoxychorismate/anthranilate synthase component II, with translation MRVLVIDNYDSFVYNLVQYLGQLGVECDVRRNDEISVAEAARLGADGILLSPGPGAPESAGICLDVLRECGGDVPIFGVCLGHQAFGAAFGATVNRAPELLHGKTSLVTHLNTGVLEGLPEPFTATRYHSLAVVESTLPDEIEVTGWTVAPDGGRGVVMAMRHRTLPIEGVQFHPESVLTEGGHLMLANWLAACGFRDALEPAKALAAEVDERRLAAFAA, from the coding sequence ATGCGCGTTCTCGTGATCGACAACTACGACTCGTTCGTCTACAACCTGGTGCAGTACCTCGGCCAGTTGGGCGTCGAGTGCGACGTACGCCGCAACGACGAGATCAGCGTCGCCGAGGCGGCCCGGCTCGGCGCGGACGGCATCCTGCTCTCCCCCGGCCCCGGCGCCCCGGAGAGCGCGGGGATCTGCCTCGACGTTCTCCGCGAATGCGGTGGCGACGTGCCGATCTTCGGCGTATGCCTCGGTCATCAGGCGTTCGGCGCGGCCTTCGGGGCGACGGTGAACCGCGCGCCGGAGCTCCTGCACGGCAAGACCTCGCTCGTGACGCACTTGAACACGGGCGTACTCGAAGGGTTGCCGGAGCCGTTCACCGCGACGCGCTACCACTCGCTGGCGGTCGTGGAGTCCACGCTGCCGGACGAGATCGAGGTGACCGGATGGACGGTCGCTCCCGACGGCGGCCGTGGCGTCGTGATGGCCATGCGGCACCGGACGCTGCCGATCGAGGGAGTCCAGTTCCACCCCGAGTCCGTCCTCACCGAGGGCGGCCATCTCATGCTGGCGAACTGGCTCGCCGCCTGCGGTTTCCGAGACGCGCTGGAACCGGCGAAGGCGCTGGCCGCCGAGGTCGACGAGCGTCGCCTGGCCGCCTTCGCGGCCTGA